The DNA region CAAAGAGAGCAGTTGCGGTACTGCACGCGCAAGTCGGCAGAACTGCGGTGAGAGGTGTGCAAcagggatcaactctgagccccttcctgaatTGCGTCAATGCCAAACGGCGGCCAGATGGCAGACCGCAGACCCGTTGCAGACACTTAAGATGTATTTGTGGGTTGttggtgatttcatttttttttttttttttttcttcatggaaaggattagaaaagTCAACCGTATCTGGAAATGTCTTGAGCGTCATATCCCCAAAATGTGTTGCAAACCCCGAAACATTAGCCACGATTTTGCCATTTGGAGAGGTCGCCACCGCCACCATTTCAAAGATTCTAATCGAAAGAAATTGAGCGCGGCGTTATCGATCCAAAGATGACAAAATGGTTCCTTTATTCTCGATGACCCCAACCCCCCCGACGGTCAGGTCCGCGGTCTGTGTCTCCTTCAGATCCACGACGTGCTGAAGCCGGACGGGGTGTTCATCGGCGCCGCGGTGGGCGGCGAGACCCTGTACGAGCTGCGCTGCTCGCTGCAGCTGGCCGAGACGGAGCGCGAGGGGGGCTTCTCGCCGCACGTGTCGCCCTTCGTCGCCGTGGCCGACTTGGGGAACCTGCTGGGACGGGCCGGATTCGACGTGCTCACCGTGGTGACGTGACCGGGTTCCTTCGGCAGGGAGGGCGCGCGCTAAACGTCGGGCAAATGCCGCTGCAGAGCGCCTcgtgcacactttttttttttttgcgcacttGAGTGGAAACGTCGAGTGCGGCCGTCGGCTCCGCTTCGCAgacctttctgtgactcttccggtCGTGGCCGATGACGCTCGGGCGGCCATTTTAGGAGCCAACAAACGGGGGGGACAAAAGTTCAGAGGTCAAATGAGGTTCAGATGGACAGATCAGGCGTGCATTTTCGGGTCACTCCAATTGTGCCAACTTTGTCAGTTCGCCATCCAGGAACTTCACTTTTTGTGTACTTTTACTGCGCGTACCGGacttcccggcctacagagcgcacctggttatgagcctcggtgcgcggtgctagcgttgaactctttctgcgtaccgaggctGATAATCAGGTGCGCGAGCGCCGCGTCGCCACGTAAACCGCAGGCTTGAAGGCGTGTGAAATAAGTggtggcttgtaggctggaaattacgggaCTCTTCTGTACGTCACACGAGCGCCCAACTTCAATACATGGCATAAAACTGTCTTTTGCAGTCGAAATCTTTGAAAACACAAAGCCGTCGACCTTCGTACGCTTCCATCCGCCGCGTCACGTGACTCGGCTGCTGCCGAGCAACACTTGCGTTGGTCACGCGACGCTTTGTTTCCTCAGGACGTGGACGAGGTGCAGGTCCGCTACCCGGGCGTCGTGGAACTGATGACGGACTTACAAGGTCAGACATCCACGTCGTATGAGTGCAACCAgtccaaattcaaaattgggaTTCATTTCTAAATTTTGCGCTCCACAATGAATTTTCTTCCGTGTGGGACAAACGTCGCCAATTCCTCCTCGGATGAATTTTTATACTAATACTCCAGCCAGTCCCGACCGGGCCCAATTTTCCGTTGACGCGTTTGTGAGTTTTCATGCACGTTTTTAAGGCCTCCGAAATGCATTTGTTTGATTTGTTGCCAAACAAGACGTCCGTCCCTGCCACTTTAGGCCCTTTTCGTTCCCGACTGAGTTTATGGTTAAATACTTTTGATGGGCGTCAGTTTCCGACCCGAGCGTGCTTGTGGGTGTTCAGGGATGGGCGAGAGTAACTGCGCTCGGAACCGAAGATCCATGTTGCATCGGGACAGCATTTTGGCGGCGGCGGCCATTTACAAAGGTGCGTACGGAAAAAAACTCCTGCCGGCCGGAACGACGTCGacgagcaaagcaaagcaaagttaTTTATAtgtaacacatttcatacgcgaggTCAGTCAAGGCTTCATTTTGTGTCAGAAATGTACGGTCGCGAGGACGGCTCCATTCCCGCCACCTTCGACATCATCCACATGATTGGGTGGAAGCCTCACCGCTCTCAGGTGAgacgccgccgtcgtcgtcggccGATCACCTTTCAGCCTTTCTTCAGTACCGCAACGGGCGAGACCAGAAacctttggcaaaaaaaaaaaaaaccccaaatccGCTTccagcgtcgtcgtcgtcgagcTCACCAAATGCGATGAAAGGTTTTGACTTTTTGGTTTTTGTCTTCAGGCCAAAGCGGCCAAACGAGGCTCGGCGAGCGTCTCCTTCGGGGATTTGGCCAAAATGAATCGCGAGCCGACCACGCCAACGTGAATCGGGACACATTTACGGAGCATGAACGGGAATTGTGACGTCTGtcatttgggggattttttttgttgttgttgttgttttttttgtcccgttCGGCCCTTCGTCCCCCTTTTACCGTGTTACACTGGGAAGTGTTTAAGCTTCCGCTGTGGTTTCTTAGCATTACAAGTGAAGTTTATTGAGTCCATCACTTGATCAGAAGAGaatttcttggggggggggggggggattaaaaacGGATGCTGCATGACCCTGTTACGGAAGGACGGGACAAGGGTCGTGAACCTGGCTGGGAAGTCAAAAGAATGAGAATATTTCAATTTCATACGCACGTATATGAGTTACCTGTCCCAATAAGAGAGAGGCCGCAGTTCTCATCGAGGACGACCTGGTCAAGAGCAAAGTCCGGAAACCTTCCCTGCTCGCGCCGCCGCTCTCCCGACCTGATCCGCCTCCGACAAGCTAAAAAAAGGTGGACGGAACGTTCAATATTACATTGATTTTTGGAAACTCGAATATGAAACGTCACATCCATTTAACATTTCATGAATGGTAATGTTTCATTTAACGTGCAgtaaaagtaaatgtttttgttttcaacgtGAATATATCACATGTATCCAACACTTGTATGGTCATTATTAGAAGTAAAATGAACTCTTATTAAATGACAATTGTTCATCATGTACATTAAATATGACATTCATTCGACCCAAACATGAAttgggagggttttttttttttttttaaacttgaacaTGAAACGTGAGGTTTTTTCAAGTTGAAACTTTTCTACTTTGTCTTTCCTCAACGAACAAACAATCGACGTTGATCTCACGTCGTCGTTTGCTCAGTTGGAAGCGGCGCGTCACGTGAGGCTGTTGCTATGACAACGCTTGGCTGTCGACATACCGCTGAAGTTGAATTAGTTCGCttgtctttgtaaaaaaaaaaaaagaaaaagaaaaatacgtgTTGCGCCTTCCTAAACGTTCGACGATGGTAAGTCGTTGGCTTCAATTCTCGAGCTAACTCGTTCGCCGCTGACGTAGCTTAGCCGCCGCTAGCGAAGTTAGCTAGTTTCGGATGAGCTGCTCTTGTGTCAGAAAATGTTTGCTGTGCGGGCGTTCAGACGGCGAGGAGGACGAAGGCCGCCAAGGGCAAAGTGTCCGGTGGACCCGCGGACGCCCCGTGGACGCAAGACATGACCAAGGAGCAGGTAGCGAGCTCATCGCGAGGCTAACTTCGCGCCTTTCTCCCCTTGAATCATATCAAATACGCGTTGGGGTTTGGTTCGCGCAGTTTTACAAGGACTTTTTCGGGCCCAACATTTTCCACGTAAAAAGTGCTCTAAAACGTCTTAACGCTCATCTATCTAAtcacgccatcttgtgtgtcatacaGGTCAGGGAACACGGGTGAAGCGGAaagttgttggggttttttttttttttaaatccttattTTATCCCATTGGTTTAAGGGCTGCGGGGACGTCATATGAAACTtattttttgcccattttgacgtaaatatatatatggacattttttttttttttttggtaacataCCTGTTTTAATGGGACACTAAACTGGTGCAAAATTTCCAAGTAAATTCAACGTACCACCGGCAAGTAAGGTCACCGGGCCTGCCAAATTTCAATCAAAACAATATCGCTGAGTATATGAAATCCCGTTTGAGAAGttgaacaataataataataataataatggccaCATCGCAGCGGGCACCGAAAAGAATCCGACATACTGAGGGGCCGACGTCTTAGACCAGGTCAAAGGTCATCGGGAAGACTTGCCGCCGACTAGAAGCACACGAGTCCACTTTCCGTGGTCGGCACCGCCCGCTTCACTGGTGACCCGCCGAGCCGTCTCGTCTGTGGGGAAAGTTTGCAAAACCAGCTGCTGTGAAATTGGGAATGCCGCCGGCCAGCGGTGTTGACGTTCAGCTGGCCGTCTGCGTCTTTTCACAGTTTGGTTTTGAAAACGTCCTCATTTTTGGCAGTGTTGAAAAGCGAACCCaagttgtaatgaaaaattgagGCATTTTCAGAGCGTCGCCGCGCTTGGCTTGCGAAGAGGAAAACGGGCCTCCGCGCAGAAGCGAAGCTCGGCCAACTCAGAAGCGAGCGGCAGCGCCGAACACGACCGCGTGACTTTGACGTCGGTCCAAAAGTTGTGCAACTTTTTGTGCGAGCGCAGCTGGAGGAGCACATCATCCGCCTGAGAGAGGAGCTGGAGCGCGAGCGCGAGGAGAAGAGCTTCTTCCGACTGGAGCGGGACAAGATCCAAAGCTTCTGGGAGGTCAGCAAGCGCCACCTAGAGGACACTCAGGCGCAGCTCAGGAAGCGAAGCGCCGAGAAGGACGAGGCCGAGCGACGCCACCGCCTGGAGATCGGCGTGagcgcttcctcctcctcctcctccgtcgcCGTCTCATCGTTTCCTTTTTGCGCTGTGCCATCAAAGTGCAACTCCCACGCGTCGCCATTTTGTACGTTATCGAGCTTCCGTTTGAGATTGGACTGTTGAAAGTTTGTCAGCGTGCGGCGCTCCTGTAGAATTTGTGTACGGAATCAGCGGGATTCATTTCCGGGCGTTCCACGGCCAAATTTTCCTCCGCCGACGTCGCAGGTGTACAAGCAGAAACTGAAGCACGTCCTGTCAGAGCAGCGCGCGGCGGCGGCCCGCGAGGAGACGGACGGCGCCGCGGCGACTCGACTCGCGCGCAGACGCCACGCCGACGTCGAGCTGCGTCTGCGCGGCCAGGTCCAAAACGCGCAGGCCGACGCTCGCCGTCGGGAGCTCTGCGGCCGCCGCTGCGTCCGGGAGCTCAAACTGGTACGTTCCGACTTGAAGGTACAAAGTCCAATTCCGGTCAATACAAGATGGTGGTCAAAAAGTCCAAACTTTGCACCGACACTTTTGGACTCCTCGAACCTCCGCAGAAGCATCAAGTGCAGCTGATGGAGCTCAGCAACGAGTACCACAAGAGAATCGCAGGTCGGTGTCGGTGTCGCCGTCAAATTGACGTCGTTGCAAAAATGGACCCCGTCGCCGTCAAATTCCGCGTAGACGTGGAGGCCAAGTACGGCCAGAAGCTGGAGCAGACGCGGCGGGCGGAGACTGAGAAAACGTCGGCGGCCATCTTGGCGTTGGAAAAGGAGATGGCCGAGCGCCTCAAATTGGCGACGGGCGAGCGCCGCAAAAAGTTTCCGGCGGCTGAAGAATTCTTCGGCGGCGTGCAAAGC from Syngnathoides biaculeatus isolate LvHL_M chromosome 9, ASM1980259v1, whole genome shotgun sequence includes:
- the ndufaf5 gene encoding arginine-hydroxylase NDUFAF5, mitochondrial isoform X3; protein product: MATIGGAFARLLRTPPASRCPSRWGVESRRRFASANVFDRTAKKAQKERAAADRHCRKYDYVREEVGSRVADRVYDVARTFPLALELGAGRGHVAQHLSKDVVECLFMTDVSESALRQNVAGEMRRHALAADEEFLPFRENSFHLVLSSMSLHWVNDLPAALRQIHDVLKPDGVFIGAAVGGETLYELRCSLQLAETEREGGFSPHVSPFVAVADLGNLLGRAGFDVLTVDVDEVQVRYPGVVELMTDLQGMGESNCARNRRSMLHRDSILAAAAIYKEMYGREDGSIPATFDIIHMIGWKPHRSQTARRTKAAKGKVSGGPADAPWTQDMTKEQLEEHIIRLREELEREREEKSFFRLERDKIQSFWEVSKRHLEDTQAQLRKRSAEKDEAERRHRLEIGVYKQKLKHVLSEQRAAAAREETDGAAATRLARRRHADVELRLRGQVQNAQADARRRELCGRRCVRELKLKHQVQLMELSNEYHKRIAGRCRCRRQIDVVAKMDPVAVKFRVDVEAKYGQKLEQTRRAETEKTSAAILALEKEMAERLKLATGERRKKFPAAEEFFGGVQSKLGHDGKVLEDAAAVARKRHAHVHVRLKEAELRNKSLGASLQEAERKLPDVRRRLEGHGRARSRQAAGAARVKILEEQLEDVALERDLLIAAFAQVEEERDALLRKQTEVLLEVQRRSGLKEILLDQKMALLSQSVERKEAQLLAAVGHPPRRDGLREILRAKTDAVATLQDDLDRRRQDYSTLAETCRDGLQELGVPSYEFPLRSAEVVLNAARTDTRP
- the ndufaf5 gene encoding arginine-hydroxylase NDUFAF5, mitochondrial isoform X5, coding for MSSPVCSPLAVQDVVECLFMTDVSESALRQNVAGEMRRHALAADEEFLPFRENSFHLVLSSMSLHWVNDLPAALRQIHDVLKPDGVFIGAAVGGETLYELRCSLQLAETEREGGFSPHVSPFVAVADLGNLLGRAGFDVLTVDVDEVQVRYPGVVELMTDLQGMGESNCARNRRSMLHRDSILAAAAIYKEMYGREDGSIPATFDIIHMIGWKPHRSQTARRTKAAKGKVSGGPADAPWTQDMTKEQLEEHIIRLREELEREREEKSFFRLERDKIQSFWEVSKRHLEDTQAQLRKRSAEKDEAERRHRLEIGVYKQKLKHVLSEQRAAAAREETDGAAATRLARRRHADVELRLRGQVQNAQADARRRELCGRRCVRELKLKHQVQLMELSNEYHKRIAGRCRCRRQIDVVAKMDPVAVKFRVDVEAKYGQKLEQTRRAETEKTSAAILALEKEMAERLKLATGERRKKFPAAEEFFGGVQSKLGHDGKVLEDAAAVARKRHAHVHVRLKEAELRNKSLGASLQEAERKLPDVRRRLEGHGRARSRQAAGAARVKILEEQLEDVALERDLLIAAFAQVEEERDALLRKQTEVLLEVQRRSGLKEILLDQKMALLSQSVERKEAQLLAAVGHPPRRDGLREILRAKTDAVATLQDDLDRRRQVRTTAPWRRRAATVSKSSASRPTSSLSEAPRSSSTPHAPTRDRSSRLSRLSLDPSASGFPMSAGNYVGHYYYYYYNPKDNKRGKKSKSVDLIYCP